CTCAGTTCTGAGCTGGtctggggagagcaggggggcTGCTGCTGTAGGAACTGCATGGTTGGACTATGCTGTGTGCATCCACTGCAGCCTGAAGATTCTGAATAAATAGACTACATGGGTGGCTTCTAGGCTCCTGGTGAACTTTGTTTTAAAGGATCAACTTCCACTTTGCTGCAAAGAAAGTGGTATTTGAATGCAGAGTTCACAGAATCCAAACCACACCATGAGGTGCTCCTTTcagctgggcagctgcagggggGTTGCTGTGGCCAAACAGAATGCAAAGCAAATCTTTGTTGCCCTTCCACTGCCTCTGGAAATGCCAGGAGGGGAACAGCCTTCCAGTGGCAAGGACTTTATTTTCACACTGCTGAAACTGCTTTTTGTAGCAGTGCCTTCACAGGCACAAACCTGAAGTGTGCTTACATATTTTGGAAGCTCTGGAAGTTCAACATGTGAGGTTTTACATACATGAAACCTCCAAAGTTAGTGTTTTCACTTGTACATCTGACTGCATGTTGGTAGTTGGAGGTGCAGAGGTAAAACTTGGCTACTGTGCAACCAGCtccttggtggttttttggtttttgtttttttggtggttttttttggttttttttttttttttttgtgctgttcctGCTTTGCTGTCTCCCTTCCAAGCAGGGACTGAGGTTTCTAGCCTCTTGGAAAACCACAGTGCTTCTCCTGTATTCCAGAGGATGTAGGAAGCCTTCCATAACCATTACAATGTGTTTATTCCTCTGGGAGATAACTTGGCCCTTCTGCACTGCTCATCTGAACACTTGCTGCACCTTCACCTCTTTAAAAGTGCACATCCTGAATGTCCACTGTGACCCATCCTGTGGGATGACTCACATTCCTGGAACTTTCTTGCCTGGCTCCTGAGGCTTAACAAAGGGCTTGTGGCCTTTTTCAGACATCCTATCAGGctttattaggaaaaatattgtcTGCTGTTGCCATCTGGGCTGTCTCTAAAGTTACCTGCTGCATTTGGCCATCTTGGCCACTGCTGGTCACTCACACAAGGTTCCACCCAGTGCCTGGGGGCCATGTCCAGGCTCTCAGAGCAAAGAGCACTGGCTGAAAATTGGGCTTAAACTACATGGCCTGCTCACAACTGCTGTACAGCTGATCAGGAGAAGATAATTCCTGATTAAGATGCCCTTGTTAAACCCTGAGACAATTCTTAAACTCTTGGGTTAGGATCAGGGAGTGAAATAGGAACAGATGTCATTGTCCTTCTGGGTCAGCTGCTCTTAAACTTGGATCCAGGGAAccagaaaagctgcaaagaaCTCTCAGGATAGCTGTACAACAAATGCTCCTTATTTTAAGTTGCTTAGGGCACTAGATACTAAGCAGACAGATTTGCTCTGGCTTTTCCCAGTTTTATTGGAAGCAGCACACTGCCCACTGGATGGCAGGGAGAGAAATGGCTGAATATGTTTCTGACTTTCACGTGTGTGCCACTGGGAAGCTGTCAGAGCCAGGAGCACTGGCAGGGCTGGCCTGGATGATACTGAGCTCTGCCTGGTGCATTTTTTGGcctgctctgctgtcagttcCTGGCTGCAGATTGTTCTGCTTGTtctgctttcccagctctgccaggtgTGGGGGAGAGTGGCtgtgattgtgtgtgtgtgtgtgtgtgtgtgtgtgtgttttgggggggttcttCTCTATCTCCTTGTTTTCAGAGTGGTGGAGGTTTCACAAAtgtcttttctccctttcagaTACCACCTTCTCAAACTCCTTCAGAAGTTTGGCAAAGTAAAGCAATTTGACTTTCTCTTTCACAAGTCTGGTGCTCTGGAAGGGCAGCCCAGAGGTTACTGTTTTGTGAACTTTGAAACCAAACAGGTACGTTGTTTTATCTCAAATTCTGATTTAAATGACTGGCTTATttccccattttatttttttgtgttaatgTAAAGCTAAAACAGGAAGAGGTAAATTAAATATCTTGCCTGCACAAACCCTCAGACTCCAGCAGATCCATTCTGTGACTGCTCCTGTGAGTAGCAGCCGtgatttcctttctcctgtgcTGACTTTTCCTGAATCTTGCTTTCTAATCCCAATCAGAAAGGGCCAGCCAGTTCTTTGGTCCACTTCTGTAGTGAACTCGTGGAGTTGTACTGTGGAGAGGCTGTGataattttccccatttcctcccCCAAAAGAAGTGAAAGAATAAATCATTAAGGCTGGTAAAAGTCTGCTGCTCAGATGTTGGAGTCTTTCAAAGGTATTCCTGGATTAGGGAACAGTGGGGAAAGCTTTGCTGTCAGGTAGCTGTACTTACAGAAGACTGATTAACAAAGAGAACAGTTTACATCCCAGTTGGTTTTGACTAAAGTCTTGGTTTGTTTATTGAACTCTCTTCCTGGGCAGGAAGCTGAGAAGGCAATCCAGTGTCTGAATGGGAAATTGGCCCTTTCCAAGAAACTGGTGGTGAGGTGGGCACATGCACAAGTGAAGGTAAGCTGCTGGCTGGAGGGGTGCTTCTCATTTGCAGAGTTGAAAAAGTTTAAGGAACCATTTTTAGCAAAGCTTACCTTAGCCTGGCTAAGTACTTCCAGTCtgctctgggaagcagctctcACAGAAACAGGACTGACAAACCTCCACTTCTGCCAGCCCCAACTGTGCTGGATTCTCTGCCTGTTAGAATGGGGCATTTAACCTGATGTTCTTTGTGAGGGAGTTTCTGGTGAGAGCAGTGTGAGCAGATTACTTCTATAAATGtccatgttttaatttttcccaaACTTGGTGAGTGGTTGGCTGGAAGTTTGGGTCCTTTCCTTTGTGGTTTTGCTCCCTTTTTGGATAGGACACGCATGGAAATTCCCAACTACAGAGTACTTGGTTACATTGTTTCACTTCTGAAAGCACTTAAGTGGCAGCAGCTCTAATTGCTTTTGACTTTAAAGCAATGTATTTCACCTCTACATTGAATATCCTTTTATTGCTTGTTCTGTTGCATAAAACATCAAGTTTTTAGTTTTAACTTAGGCAGTACTTTCTTGAACATCCTTgtatagtatttttttaatcatttttttttgcttctcctgTGTTATTTTACTGTCTGGTATTTGATAGAACAACTTATTGTTCAATCTGGTATTTGGtagaacaatttatttttttttttatttatttttctttactttgctTTAGTATCTTTACTCCAAAAGGATTTtggaggaggtggaaggggaGCTGcttgttgctgttttcctttgagTAGTTTATAAGCAGCTTTCTACCCTCTCTCTTATCAAATATGCTATACATCTGTTTTGGATgctaaaaagaaaccaaaccaggTATCTTTGTGAAAGGAGACCATGTTGTTTTAATTACTGGCTTCAAGGGCTCGGGGGGTTCTTGTCAGCACATCCAGCCTTGTGCAAAGCCAGACTCCATTTTCTCTAGCTCTGAAGCTACTACATTGCCATGTGCTTCCAGATGCCTGAGGAGTGATCAGGCCATAGAAGGAGTTAGAGCCAGAGGAGCAAGTGTCTGCTCAGTTGGGAGTTCAGTGGGTAGCTCAGTGCTTGGCAGGCCAGGCCATGGTGAGGAACGTTCATAAATCATTGGTTCAGTCTGCCTGGCACTTCCTCATCTGTGAGTGGAAAGATTTAACAAGAGAAAACTTTGGCTTACTGTGACGAGTGTTTACTTCAGACTGTACCAGCACCATGCTAAGTTGTTCTAAGATGGGCAGCCAAGGCTTACCAGACACTGTCagttggagcagctctgctgaaaaacaaCCCTGACTTTGTGCCAAGCGAAATAAGGAGGCAGAAAACTGCAAATAGTTCAGGAGGCCCATTGCCCACAGAGATGAGAGAATCACAGGCTGCTTTCTACAGAAAGGAGGTGGTTCCTaactggcctttttttttttctttttttttttttttttccagcactgggTGATTCTGTGCAGTTCTGACTCTGCACGATGTCTGTGCAAAGAGTGTAGCAATCCAGTACAGGAGTTACCTTAAAATTTACCATCTTTGCCTTATGCCTTATCTAGGAGGAAACAAGAAGTGTTAAGACAGGATAAGGTTTAAGGATCTGTAGTACAATACATGTAAGTGTTCAGGATCAGAGTCTGTGTTCTATGCTGGTACTTACAAATATTATGGCTGGGATTTGTTTCAGAATTTGGCCACCAAAATCGCTTCTAGTGAAAGCTTCACAAAAACTGAGGTGATGCTAATCCAACCTGAAAGCATAACTTTTGGCTGATGGCTCTTTGTTCATAATTTCACTTCACTTCAATCCTTGGTCTCTTGTTTGCAGAGATATGATCACAATAAAAATGAGAAGATCCTTCCAATCAGTCTGGAGCCAtcttccagcacagagccacccCAGTCTAACCTCAGGTAGGAGAAGGGGTGGGTGAGAGGTGACCAAACTCTGCAGGTGGCAGGGTGGCATCTCTTTAACAATTCTGGAGTGCTAAAAATGCAACGTGGCAGAAAAGCTGGTTTTAGGAGGGCActgtgctgcagagggacttgTTTGATGTGGGACACTTGAGACCTGGAGTTCATTTTCTGATGTGTGGGATTGCTAAAGTGGTGGGAAGAAGAGAGTTGAGGAAATGAATTGAGAATGTGTAGTGTTTCATCTCCTTTGGCTGAAATAtcctttgtgctgctgcttgtggATTTCATTGTGAGGTTATGTAGTACACAAATTTGATTTAGCAAAATACTTATGAACAAGAATTTCTATTGTAGGGGCAAAGGATTAAAGCAAAATCACAGGTAGTCCTTCACATAAaacctttttgatttttttttttcctttggctacCACTAGGGCTGGTGGGTTGTCTTTGTGGGATGTAGTTAAATTCTCCAGCCCTTCTGTGTACCTAAGGCATGTAGTGCTGCTTTGTTAATTCACTCTGGTTGAGAGGGTTATGTGATTTTCCTCTGTGTCCTGTCAGTGGAACCCTCTAAGGAACAAGAACTGGGGATAACAATTTTGCCTGCAGATAAATGAGCTTGGAATTCAGAAGTAGCAGGGAAGTCCTGAGCAAAGAGACTtgagctgtgcagctgctgagcttggatcagaggcaggaaggagctggTTTAGTGAGGATGGATGCTGCAAGAAGCCCCAGCAGAGAAGGGAGCATTCCTCAGCCCATACCCAGTGGAGGACAGCAAGTAACAAAAGTCCTAGGAATCTGGGGTGTAACCTAGGATAGCTTCTCCCTTTGGGATAAACCCTGCTAATGCTGAAATAATGTTTCTTCCTGACCTAATTAGAGTCTGGGGTTTTCCCATCCCGGGCAGTCTTGTAGCTGGGAGGAAGTCTGgctttcatttctctgctgtttccagCAGCCTGGCCTGAGCTGCGCAGTGCTGCACATGCTCAGACCTCTTCACATGACATCATTTTACATTAAGTAGGAAGCCTTGTTATGTACTGGTCTTGCTCAGTGTCCCCAGGAAAGTGCTGAGTTAGGTGCAAGggctgtttttttgtggtgctgTGTTGTATTTTGGAGGAGCAAATTCATGCTGAGGGTTGAAGTGTTGTGGGCTTTACAGAGCAGActcctgcctcccagctccGTGCTGCTGGGGGGTGCCCACAGGGTTGCCTGGGCCCTCCTTGCCTGGTGGAGGATATGTCAGCAAAACCTCTGGATTGCTGTAGTCTGATTCCCTGCAAAGACCACGCTCAGTTtctcttctaatttttttttccttctgtttccagtGTCAGTGCAAAAATCAAGGCCATTGAAGCCAAGCTGAAAATGATGGCAGAAAACCCAGATGCAGAATACGCAGCAGCACCCGTTTATTCCTACTTCAAACCTCCGGATAAGAAAAGGACTACTCCTTATTCCAGAGCAGCCTGGAAATCTAGAAGATGATGCTTATGAATGGTAGCAAGAAACACTGCTTTGTGCACCTGGGCTCCTCCAATGCTTTTGTACTTTGTAGAGCGAGGACCCTGCCACCCGAGTGCGGTGCTGCGGTACGTGGCCCGGGGTTGTGTGACACCTCAGGTGCTCTGCTGagctctcctgcctgccagcacgGCCCCACAGCTGTTCAGAGAAATAGGTTCCCTTCAGAGCCTCTGATGAACACGCAGACAACCTCTCGTTAGTGTGCATTCATTAGCAAGATTAGAAACAGTAACCAGCGCATGGAGTAAAGCACATCCAAAAATACTCCATTTAACtgattactttttaaagtatttttgaaCAAAACGTATTCCAATTTGTGTTTTTAATGGAGGGGAAGCACTTGGTTTGTGATTAACATTCTGTAGTTACCATGGAAGACTTTTTCATCTCAATAAAACTCATTTGAAATAGATTTTGCAACACTTTTAGTAACTGTGCGTGCGGTAGTTTATATGCACCAAAGCaagtttgttttgcattttgatttgCAAAACTTTCAGCTGTTCCTTTTACGATATGGTCACTTTAAGATAAGACCTGATGGCATTTTCAGTGTCATTCTGGCAGTGGCTCTGGGTAGGAATTCCCACCCCACTGAGGTCTGCATGCCCTAAGCTTCAGAGCACTGCTGGGGGCACATCTCCTGTTTGCCTGCAGTACCCCCTTCAGTGGGAGCTCCTCATCAACCAGCTGTGACAGTGTGAGAAGAGCACTGCAGCCTCCCAGACATATGTCAGGCACCTGACCTCAGCAGTTGCCTGCTgactgctccagcctctgatctgcaggagctgctggaagaggTTGGTTGTGTCTTGGTGGGAAGTGGCACAAGTGGTGGCGGTGAAACAGTTCCACGGCGTGCTGAGGGTGACCTGAACCATGTGCTTGGTTTGCAAGCCTGATAGATGGCATTTTGCTGAAACCATTTCACCTGTAGCATGTGCTTCTCTTCCATAAATGTTACCTGCAAAGTagaaatctgaggaaaaaacactGCCTGGCAATTTTATGCTTAGTACATGCAGTGCTGTGGTTGTGTGTGCAAGGGAGGTGTTGCAGGGTGTATCCAGGAGACTGCTCTGATTTTGCTGATATCTGTTCTCTCCAGTCCTTCCTATGATGAATCTTCACCTCGTTGGTCTCTGTTGAGTTGCTTCCTCAAGCTGTTTAGCAGTGGTCTCAagcaagagcaggaaaatgatTTTTAAGCAGCCCCTGGTGTCTGTAAGCAGGTGTTGCTCTCTGGTGTAGCAAAGAGAGGTTTGTATCCTACAGCAATGTACTTACctcacagcagctccctgcttcccacCCGAGGGTCTGGAAGGGAGCTGTGCATGTCTGATGGATGGGTCATTAAAAGCCTGAATAGTTCAGAAGTAGGTCTAGGTGCTgttaaatgttgcttttttggttttgggcaCCTGAGTAAAGAGAAAAGCCGTATCTTTGGGAGCTTGTAGCCCTCTGAATGTCAGTTACACCCATTTACATTCCTCTGTGAACAGCCTGTGTTTTGTTCTTCCCTGGTCTAAAGTTTGTCATCCTCCAGATCTGTATCTGCATTATTTAGAAGAGCAATCCATTCTCTTTCTTataggaagaaaaccaaacaggtAGACTCAGACCAGGTATGTGTGCCTGTCAGAAACATCCCTTgctatttatttgtatttaaatacaaTCTGTTGAAATCCTTTCTGCtctaaataaacatttaaaatgcatgtttttctccaggaaagTGAGGGTGGTGAGCAGGAAGTGAGGGTGGTAAATGGCTTGGCATCACCCGAAGGCGACTGATACAAATCTGGGCACAATGGCAGTAGTCtctttttgtaattaattttttttttttttttggttttttttgcactgCTTAAGTCAGTGACAGAAGTGCCTTGTCTGTGCTCTGGCCAGACACAGACCTGGGAGAGCTTTGTTACTGCAGGCTGGTGTTTGTGCCCATCCCAGGAACGCTGCAGCTTCCCAAAGGCTCTGCACCTCCTCGGCAGCACAGCAGAACCTGGGAATTTCTAACCCTGAGGCTGGAAGGAGGTGAATGCTGGGTGAGCTCTGGCTGTGCCAGCTCTGGGGCTTTGCAGATCCAGCTGGGTTGGGAGCACACTGCATCGCTTTGCTGGAGGATGTTTTGCCTCTGAGGCTGTAAGTACAGAGGTTGGcagtgggatggagcagggctgggcccCCGGATCCCCTCAGGAGGGGACTTTCAGCTTTGGTGTGTGATTCTGTCCCTGTTAGGGGCATCTTGctctccagcagatccctgGGGGCACAGAAGACAACGTTCACCGTGGCCatggtgtggggtttttctcaGCAATTTTCCTGCCTATGGTgaccccttccctggggacaggTACCAAGTCGTGCCTCCACCTGTGGGAGCACAAACCACCCTCCACCCCAAATCCTGGAATTCTCCTGGGGCTGAGTGACACACAGCCTGGTTGCTGCCTTGTAGGAGCTCCAGCACTGGTGGAGGGGACACATGGGGGGTAAAAGAAGGGGGTGAGATTTGTGGCAGTGCCCAGTAATCCCCCAAAAGGTGCTCAGGCTGTTTCTGGTGCAGGCAGAAGCCGTGTTCCTCAGTGCAGGCAGTgagggcaggagagcagcagggccaAGACTTCTTCCcaaagctggggagaggcagaggccGGGTCCCTCAGCCTGTTCTGCCTTTGCAGGGCCTGGAGCACCTGGTCTGTCACCACCAGAGACACCCGCCCACGCTGCGGTGTTGGGGTGGGCCCTGGCTGCAAACAGAACCCAGGTGGTGTATAAGGGGGGGGGGCAGTCAGCGTTCATGGCTGTGTCCATGAAAACTCCTACGTGTTCCTGCTTGGTGCAGTCGGAGC
The nucleotide sequence above comes from Heliangelus exortis chromosome 22, bHelExo1.hap1, whole genome shotgun sequence. Encoded proteins:
- the RBM18 gene encoding probable RNA-binding protein 18 codes for the protein MEPGRQTLPLENASILSEGALQDGHRLWIGNLDPKITEYHLLKLLQKFGKVKQFDFLFHKSGALEGQPRGYCFVNFETKQEAEKAIQCLNGKLALSKKLVVRWAHAQVKRYDHNKNEKILPISLEPSSSTEPPQSNLSVSAKIKAIEAKLKMMAENPDAEYAAAPVYSYFKPPDKKRTTPYSRAAWKSRR